A stretch of the Paenibacillus dendritiformis genome encodes the following:
- the cobA gene encoding uroporphyrinogen-III C-methyltransferase, which translates to MSGKVVLVGAGPGDAGLLTVKALEFIRQADVIVYDRLVNPALLKERKPDCELIYVGKEPSHHPIPQAEIEQILVNQAKRNKLVIRLKSGDPYVFGRGGEEGETLHAAGIPFEVVPGITSAIGGLAYAGIPVTHRDCASSFHVITGHLKEGGDPLDWTSLARLDGTLIFLMGMTQLPSICANLIQHGRRPDTAAAVVEWASRSRQRTVSGDLTTICAKVADANIGAPGLIVVGDVVKLRDKLSFFEKAPLFRKHILLPRARAGRSELADRIAALGGEATLYPGIRIEKLNDSAQMNAMLASLPECEEILFASAEAVTLFIEGLLESGKDNRALSGIRLTAIGKQTKEKLREYGLAADTLVTRRSADLILQACAGNWRQGAKVVLAGSEKHAAQLADELGGAAEFAALPLYREVLESVRPFDLSKFDAVCFSSSASVEHLLSVLSAEEQAMLRSMKMLSIGPMTSRTIREQGLEVYREAKAAQPDSLIALLLEEAGEVMPT; encoded by the coding sequence ATGAGCGGCAAAGTAGTTCTTGTCGGAGCCGGACCCGGCGATGCCGGTCTGTTAACCGTGAAAGCTCTGGAGTTCATACGGCAGGCGGATGTGATCGTCTATGACCGCCTCGTGAATCCGGCGCTGCTGAAGGAGCGCAAACCAGACTGCGAGCTGATTTACGTGGGCAAGGAGCCGTCTCACCACCCGATTCCGCAAGCGGAAATCGAGCAAATTCTCGTGAATCAGGCGAAACGGAATAAATTAGTCATTCGCCTAAAAAGCGGCGATCCTTATGTATTCGGGCGCGGAGGGGAGGAAGGCGAGACCCTGCATGCGGCAGGCATTCCTTTCGAAGTCGTCCCCGGCATCACCTCGGCGATCGGCGGGCTGGCCTATGCAGGCATTCCGGTGACGCATCGGGACTGCGCCTCCAGCTTCCACGTGATCACCGGACACTTGAAGGAAGGCGGCGATCCGCTCGATTGGACAAGCTTGGCCCGGCTGGACGGCACCTTGATCTTCCTGATGGGGATGACCCAGCTTCCGTCCATCTGCGCGAACCTGATCCAGCATGGACGCCGCCCCGACACGGCCGCGGCCGTGGTCGAATGGGCATCCCGCTCCCGTCAGCGGACCGTGAGCGGAGATTTGACGACGATCTGCGCCAAGGTGGCGGATGCCAACATCGGGGCGCCCGGGCTGATCGTCGTCGGCGATGTGGTAAAGCTGCGGGATAAATTGAGCTTTTTCGAGAAAGCGCCGCTGTTCCGGAAGCATATTCTCCTTCCGCGCGCGCGTGCCGGGCGAAGCGAACTGGCCGACCGGATTGCGGCCTTGGGCGGAGAGGCCACTCTTTATCCGGGTATTCGGATTGAAAAACTTAATGATTCGGCGCAAATGAACGCGATGCTGGCGTCCTTGCCGGAGTGCGAAGAAATCCTGTTTGCTTCGGCGGAGGCCGTAACCTTGTTCATCGAGGGGCTGCTGGAGTCCGGGAAGGATAACCGCGCGCTGAGCGGGATCCGGCTGACGGCGATCGGCAAGCAGACGAAGGAGAAGCTGCGCGAATACGGACTTGCCGCTGATACCCTGGTGACGAGACGGTCGGCGGACCTCATCCTTCAAGCCTGTGCCGGGAATTGGCGGCAAGGGGCGAAGGTGGTGCTGGCCGGAAGCGAGAAGCATGCGGCCCAGTTGGCCGATGAACTGGGCGGAGCTGCCGAGTTCGCCGCATTGCCGTTGTATCGTGAAGTGTTGGAGTCGGTGCGGCCTTTTGACTTGAGCAAGTTTGACGCCGTCTGCTTTTCCAGTTCCGCTTCGGTAGAGCATCTGCTCTCCGTATTGAGCGCGGAAGAACAAGCCATGCTCCGCTCGATGAAAATGCTGTCCATCGGCCCGATGACGAGCCGGACGATACGCGAGCAGGGCTTGGAGGTCTATCGCGAGGCGAAAGCGGCGCAGCCGGATTCTCTGATTGCGCTGTTGTTAGAAGAAGCCGGGGAGGTTATGCCGACATGA
- the cobK gene encoding precorrin-6A reductase yields MILMFGGTSDSLDICDWLHARGHDYIVSVATEYGEQLAKRHAEHVLCQRLDEAGMRRVMREKAVSLVIDATHPFAVEVSANAMNAAGSMNIPYVRYERSSGDAGHLHLVRDIDEACRVAAALGDRIFLTTGSKNLPEYVAKLPGKQVIARVLPVADVIAACERLGLLADQIIAMKGPFSQALNTELFRQTGADVMITKESGPKGGFAEKIAACREIGIPCVVIRRPSLSYPNVITDINELVQYT; encoded by the coding sequence ATGATTCTGATGTTCGGCGGAACCTCGGATAGTCTGGACATTTGCGATTGGCTGCATGCCCGCGGACATGACTATATCGTGTCCGTGGCCACCGAATACGGGGAACAGCTGGCGAAGCGGCATGCCGAGCATGTTCTCTGCCAGCGGCTGGATGAAGCCGGCATGCGCCGGGTGATGCGCGAGAAGGCGGTCTCCCTGGTCATCGACGCGACCCATCCGTTCGCTGTCGAGGTGTCCGCGAATGCGATGAACGCCGCGGGGAGCATGAATATTCCTTATGTTCGTTATGAGAGGTCTTCCGGCGATGCCGGCCATCTTCATCTCGTCCGCGACATTGATGAAGCGTGCCGCGTCGCGGCGGCCTTGGGCGACCGGATTTTTCTGACGACCGGGAGCAAAAACTTGCCGGAGTACGTGGCCAAGCTCCCCGGAAAGCAGGTCATCGCGAGAGTGCTGCCTGTGGCGGACGTCATCGCGGCCTGCGAACGGCTCGGTCTGCTGGCCGACCAGATTATCGCGATGAAGGGACCGTTCTCCCAAGCATTGAATACCGAGCTGTTCCGCCAGACCGGCGCAGACGTGATGATTACGAAGGAAAGCGGGCCGAAGGGCGGCTTTGCCGAGAAAATCGCCGCTTGCCGGGAGATCGGCATTCCTTGCGTCGTCATTCGGCGGCCGTCTCTGTCTTATCCGAATGTCATTACAGATATCAACGAGCTTGTCCAATACACATAG
- a CDS encoding cobalt-precorrin-4 methyltransferase, with protein MTKVHFVGAGPGHKELITLRGYNLLKEADVVIYAGSLVNPELLEYCKEGCEIYNSAGMDLTEIIDCMEKSVKAGKQVVRLQTGDFSIYGSIREQIEEMKKRDIGFTCTPGVSSFLGAASQLGVEYTVPEVSQSVIITRMEGRTPVPDRESLRSFAAHRTSMVIFLSVQAVEDVVAELVAGGYPEDTPAAVIYKATWADEKQVTGTLRDIAAKVKEQGIIKTALIMVGDFLGETYYYSKLYDKDFSHEYR; from the coding sequence TTGACGAAAGTGCATTTTGTCGGGGCGGGACCCGGACATAAAGAACTGATTACCTTGCGGGGATACAACCTCCTGAAAGAGGCGGATGTCGTCATCTATGCGGGCTCGCTGGTGAACCCGGAATTGCTGGAGTATTGCAAGGAAGGCTGCGAAATCTACAACAGCGCCGGGATGGATTTGACGGAGATTATCGATTGCATGGAAAAAAGCGTGAAGGCCGGGAAACAGGTCGTCCGCCTCCAGACCGGAGATTTTTCGATCTACGGATCGATTCGGGAACAGATCGAGGAAATGAAAAAGCGGGATATCGGGTTCACCTGTACCCCTGGGGTAAGTTCATTCCTCGGGGCCGCCTCGCAGCTCGGTGTCGAGTACACCGTCCCGGAAGTAAGCCAGAGCGTCATTATTACGCGCATGGAAGGCAGAACGCCGGTACCGGACAGGGAATCGCTGCGTTCCTTCGCCGCGCACCGCACCTCGATGGTTATTTTCCTGTCGGTGCAAGCGGTTGAGGACGTGGTGGCCGAACTGGTGGCAGGCGGATATCCGGAGGATACCCCGGCGGCTGTCATCTATAAAGCAACCTGGGCGGATGAAAAGCAAGTGACCGGAACCCTGCGGGATATCGCCGCCAAGGTCAAGGAGCAGGGCATCATCAAAACGGCGCTGATTATGGTAGGGGATTTTCTGGGCGAGACCTATTATTATTCCAAGTTGTACGACAAGGATTTTTCGCATGAGTACAGATAA
- the cbiD gene encoding cobalt-precorrin-5B (C(1))-methyltransferase CbiD produces MEDYVYYEGKKLRKGYTTGTCAAAAAKAAAAMIIQQEKIAGVTIITPNGTTLQLPVDKQEFDRHTATAAVQKDGGDDIDATHGMRIFAQVTLNGSGEIRIDGGQGIGRVTQKGIAVPVGEAAINPVPRRMIAAAVREEIGPDRGADVVIFAPEGEERAERTMNSRLGILGGISILGTTGIVTPMSDEGWKQSLSIELEMKRAQGFRKIILVPGNYGERFVEEQLGIDGKYVVSMSNFVGYMLKETQRLAFEHVLMVGHFGKLIKVSAGIFTTYSKDADARAEILVANLALAGAPLPLLQRIAACATTEAAGEIMVAEGYSEVFQTITDKVKQRAEQFLKYSKPAVDIDVITFSTDRGMLASTCDISTIKEAWL; encoded by the coding sequence ATGGAAGATTACGTGTATTACGAGGGAAAAAAATTGCGCAAGGGCTATACGACAGGCACTTGCGCGGCAGCGGCGGCCAAAGCGGCAGCGGCCATGATCATCCAGCAGGAGAAGATCGCCGGGGTGACGATCATCACGCCGAACGGAACGACCCTGCAGCTTCCGGTGGACAAGCAGGAATTCGATCGGCATACGGCCACGGCCGCCGTGCAAAAAGACGGCGGCGATGATATCGATGCGACGCATGGGATGCGGATTTTTGCGCAGGTCACCTTGAATGGCAGCGGGGAGATCCGCATCGACGGCGGGCAAGGCATCGGGCGCGTGACGCAGAAGGGCATTGCGGTCCCGGTCGGGGAAGCGGCCATCAACCCGGTGCCGCGCCGAATGATTGCCGCGGCCGTCCGGGAAGAGATTGGCCCTGACCGCGGGGCGGATGTTGTGATTTTCGCGCCGGAAGGCGAAGAGCGCGCAGAACGCACCATGAACAGCCGCCTCGGGATTCTCGGCGGAATCTCGATTCTGGGAACGACCGGGATCGTAACGCCGATGTCCGATGAAGGATGGAAGCAGTCGCTGTCCATCGAGCTGGAAATGAAAAGAGCGCAGGGCTTCCGGAAAATCATTCTCGTTCCCGGGAATTACGGGGAGCGCTTCGTCGAGGAGCAGCTTGGCATCGATGGCAAATACGTGGTCTCGATGAGCAATTTCGTCGGCTACATGCTCAAGGAGACGCAGCGCCTCGCCTTCGAGCATGTGCTGATGGTGGGCCATTTCGGCAAGTTGATTAAAGTGTCCGCCGGTATTTTCACCACGTACAGCAAAGACGCCGATGCGAGGGCAGAAATCCTGGTGGCGAACCTGGCGCTGGCCGGCGCGCCCCTGCCCCTGCTCCAGCGAATTGCGGCTTGCGCGACGACGGAAGCGGCGGGCGAAATTATGGTGGCGGAAGGGTATAGCGAGGTTTTTCAGACGATCACGGACAAAGTGAAACAACGGGCCGAACAGTTTTTGAAATACAGTAAACCGGCGGTGGATATCGATGTCATTACGTTCTCGACGGATCGCGGAATGCTGGCTTCCACCTGCGACATCTCAACCATCAAGGAGGCATGGCTATGA
- a CDS encoding cobalt-precorrin 5A hydrolase yields MSTDKNTAIIAVTAIGKALAASIREALAADCYVPAKLQSEGFAALEPDFASGLRRLFQQYDALICIMATGIAVRTLAPVISDKLYDPAVVVMDEKALHAISLLSGHVGGANDLARKLAELTGAAPVITTATDVQQVAALDMIVPSVPGWIPEFRENCKRINGLLAAGKTVSLYEEVPAEIDRRGFTPITNPHELPEQAEALVWVTHRYRLPELKVHTVKLVPRTRVLGVGCRKQTEPEQMRQAFTDFCLRHDTDPHSFAVMASIDVKKEEPAIKQLAEQWNCPFITYTADQLREVEGKYPVSEFVRQTVKAGSVALSAADLASGGRVLTPRFAVNGITMAMGERTR; encoded by the coding sequence ATGAGTACAGATAAGAACACTGCCATTATCGCGGTCACGGCCATCGGCAAGGCGCTTGCCGCGTCCATCAGGGAGGCGCTGGCGGCCGATTGCTATGTGCCCGCGAAGCTGCAATCCGAAGGGTTTGCAGCGCTTGAACCGGATTTCGCATCGGGGCTGCGCCGCCTTTTCCAGCAGTATGATGCGCTGATCTGCATTATGGCGACAGGGATTGCCGTCCGGACGCTGGCTCCGGTCATCTCGGACAAGCTGTATGATCCGGCGGTGGTGGTGATGGACGAGAAGGCACTTCACGCTATCAGCCTCTTGTCCGGACATGTGGGCGGAGCCAATGACTTGGCCCGCAAGCTGGCGGAGCTGACGGGAGCGGCCCCCGTGATTACGACGGCGACAGACGTTCAGCAGGTAGCGGCGCTCGACATGATCGTGCCGTCCGTGCCGGGATGGATCCCGGAATTTCGCGAGAACTGCAAGCGGATCAACGGGCTGCTGGCCGCCGGGAAAACCGTGTCCCTGTACGAGGAAGTGCCGGCCGAGATCGACCGGCGGGGCTTCACGCCAATCACGAACCCGCATGAGCTTCCGGAACAGGCCGAAGCCCTGGTATGGGTCACGCACCGGTACCGGCTGCCGGAATTGAAGGTGCACACGGTGAAGCTGGTTCCCCGGACACGGGTGCTTGGCGTCGGATGCCGCAAGCAAACGGAGCCTGAACAGATGAGGCAGGCGTTTACTGATTTTTGCCTCCGGCATGATACCGATCCGCATTCCTTTGCGGTGATGGCCAGCATCGATGTCAAAAAGGAGGAACCGGCGATCAAGCAATTGGCGGAGCAGTGGAACTGCCCCTTCATCACGTATACGGCCGATCAACTGCGTGAAGTCGAGGGCAAGTATCCGGTATCCGAGTTCGTCAGACAGACCGTGAAGGCAGGCAGCGTCGCGCTATCCGCGGCCGATCTGGCCAGCGGGGGCCGGGTGTTGACGCCAAGGTTCGCCGTCAATGGAATCACGATGGCGATGGGAGAGAGAACGAGATGA
- a CDS encoding decarboxylating cobalt-precorrin-6B (C(15))-methyltransferase yields the protein MKDEAFIRGKTPMTKAEVRAVSIDKLALDETSRRVLDVGAGTGSVALQVAKMFPHVAVTAIERNEEALALIEQNRRQFGLDNVEIVAAEAPIPLDNTGFDAIFVGGSGGQLTEIIDWSHALLLPGGRLALNFILLENALEAAAYLEKGPWQEVEIIQMQVSKWQELGQGHYFKPQNPTFIIACQKERSGTA from the coding sequence ATGAAGGATGAAGCTTTTATTCGCGGCAAGACGCCGATGACCAAGGCGGAGGTCCGCGCCGTATCCATTGACAAATTGGCCTTGGACGAGACAAGCCGCCGTGTACTCGACGTTGGAGCCGGCACGGGCAGCGTAGCGCTCCAGGTCGCGAAGATGTTCCCCCATGTGGCGGTAACCGCGATAGAACGGAACGAAGAGGCGCTGGCCCTAATCGAACAGAACCGGCGGCAGTTCGGGCTGGACAATGTGGAGATCGTGGCGGCAGAGGCTCCCATCCCGCTGGACAATACCGGGTTCGACGCTATTTTTGTCGGCGGCAGCGGGGGGCAATTAACGGAGATCATCGATTGGAGCCATGCCTTGCTGCTGCCGGGCGGCCGGCTTGCGCTCAATTTCATCTTGCTGGAAAATGCCCTCGAAGCGGCAGCCTATCTCGAAAAAGGGCCCTGGCAAGAAGTCGAGATCATTCAAATGCAGGTGTCGAAATGGCAAGAACTTGGACAAGGGCATTATTTCAAGCCCCAAAATCCGACGTTCATCATCGCCTGCCAAAAAGAAAGGAGCGGAACAGCTTGA
- a CDS encoding cobalt-precorrin-7 (C(5))-methyltransferase, with protein MIHIVGIGPGSPELLTAAGALLIQKADVLVGSKRQLGDIPPDNPAERKLLPSQLSELEAFLQERIGQEIVVLASGDPLMYGIGKWALERFPPEQLQIVPGISSIQYLCSRCGIAMNDLYITSSHGKQPDFGFLLAHPKVAMVTDSKIGPAEIAEEILQRKLRKTLIIGENLSYPEERLHRLKPEEVAARYDMNVVVILDEG; from the coding sequence ATGATTCATATTGTCGGTATTGGCCCGGGCAGTCCGGAGCTGCTGACCGCTGCGGGGGCCTTGCTCATCCAGAAGGCGGACGTGCTTGTCGGCTCGAAGCGGCAGCTCGGCGACATTCCGCCGGACAACCCGGCCGAACGCAAGCTGCTGCCCTCACAACTCTCGGAGCTGGAAGCCTTTTTGCAAGAGAGGATCGGCCAGGAGATCGTGGTGCTCGCTTCCGGAGATCCGTTGATGTATGGCATCGGAAAATGGGCGTTGGAGAGATTTCCGCCGGAGCAGCTTCAGATTGTGCCCGGGATTAGCTCGATTCAATATTTGTGCAGCCGTTGCGGCATTGCCATGAACGACCTGTACATTACGAGCAGCCACGGCAAGCAGCCTGATTTCGGGTTTCTGCTCGCGCACCCGAAAGTGGCGATGGTCACGGACAGCAAGATTGGCCCTGCGGAAATCGCTGAGGAAATTCTGCAAAGGAAGCTGCGTAAAACGCTCATTATCGGAGAAAACCTCAGCTATCCCGAGGAACGGTTGCATCGGTTGAAGCCGGAGGAGGTTGCGGCTCGCTATGATATGAATGTGGTGGTGATCTTGGATGAAGGATGA
- the cobJ gene encoding precorrin-3B C(17)-methyltransferase — protein MIYVVGIGPGERDMMTGEALAAIQKADVIVGYITYIRLIEELIQGKEVVKTGMRKEIDRCQEAVDIAKTGKTVAVVSSGDAGIYGMAGLILEIVEKEQAAIEVEIVAGVTASIGAAARLGAPLMHDFCHISLSDLMTPWEVIEKRVKLAAEADFVVCFYNPRSKGRADHLKHALEWMMAYKSPSTPVGIVKDVGRKEERKILTTMADIDYEEVDMTTMVIVGNKETYVSGGRMITPRGYTL, from the coding sequence ATGATTTATGTGGTAGGAATTGGGCCGGGCGAGAGAGACATGATGACCGGAGAGGCGCTCGCCGCCATTCAAAAAGCGGATGTGATCGTGGGCTACATTACGTATATCCGGCTGATCGAAGAGTTGATCCAGGGGAAAGAAGTCGTCAAAACGGGGATGCGCAAGGAAATCGACCGCTGCCAGGAAGCCGTCGATATCGCCAAGACCGGCAAAACGGTGGCGGTCGTATCGAGCGGAGATGCCGGAATTTACGGCATGGCCGGCCTCATTCTCGAGATTGTGGAGAAAGAGCAAGCAGCGATTGAGGTAGAAATCGTGGCCGGCGTCACGGCGAGCATCGGCGCGGCGGCCAGGCTGGGGGCGCCCCTGATGCATGATTTTTGCCATATCAGCTTAAGCGATCTGATGACGCCATGGGAGGTCATCGAGAAGCGGGTGAAGCTGGCGGCGGAAGCCGATTTTGTCGTCTGCTTCTATAATCCGAGAAGCAAGGGCCGGGCGGATCATCTGAAGCATGCCCTGGAATGGATGATGGCCTATAAATCGCCTTCCACTCCGGTCGGCATCGTGAAGGATGTCGGCCGCAAGGAAGAACGAAAAATACTGACGACGATGGCGGACATCGACTATGAAGAAGTGGATATGACGACGATGGTGATTGTCGGCAACAAGGAAACCTATGTCTCCGGCGGCCGCATGATCACGCCGCGGGGTTATACGCTATGA